A single Camelus ferus isolate YT-003-E chromosome 3, BCGSAC_Cfer_1.0, whole genome shotgun sequence DNA region contains:
- the GPBP1 gene encoding vasculin isoform X2, whose protein sequence is MAQHDFAPAWLNFPTPPSSTKSSLNFEKHSETFSWTENRYDVNRRRHNSSDGFDSGIGRPNGGNFGRKEKNGWRTHGRNGTENINHRGGYHGGSSRSRSSIFHSGKSQGLHENNIPDNETGRKEDKRERKQFEAEDFPSLNPEYEREPNQNKSLAAGVWEYPPNPKSRTQRMLVIKKGNTKDLQLSGFPVVGNLPSQPVKNGTGPSVYKGLVPKPAAPPTKPTQWKSQTKENKVGTSFPHESTYGVGNFNTFKSTAKNFSPSTTSVKECNRSNSSSPVDKLNQQPRLTKLTRMRTDKKSEFLKALKRDRVEEEHEDESHAGSEKDEDSFNLHNSNSTHQERDINRNFDENEIPQENGNASVISQQIIRSSTFPQTDVLSSSLEAEHRLLKEMGWQEDSENDETCAPLTEDEMREFQVISEQLQKNGLRKNGILKNGLICDFKFGPWKNSTFKPTIENDDTETSSSDTSDDDDV, encoded by the exons TCGTCACTGAATTTTGAGAAGCATTCTGAAACCTTTTCATGGACAGAAAATCGTTACGATGTGAATCGTCGACGACACAACTCTTCCGATGGCTTTGATTCTGGTATTGGACGTCCTAATGGAG GTAactttggaaggaaagaaaaaaatggatggcGTACACATGGAAGAAATGgtactgaaaatataaatcatcGAGGGGGATACCATGGTGGAAGTTCCCGTTCTCGTAGCAGTATTTTCCATTCTGGGAAAAGCCAAGGACTACATGAAAACAACATACCTGACAATGAAACGGGGAGGAAAGAAGACAAGAGAGAACGCAAACAATTTGAGGCTGAGGATTTT ccGTCTTTAAATCCTGAATATGAGAGAGAACCAAATCAGAATAAATCTTTAGCTGCAGGTGTTTGGG AATATCCCCCGAATCCTAAATCTAGAACTCAAAGGATGCTGGTCATTAAGAAAGGTAATACAAAAGATTTACAGCTATCTGGATTCCCAGTAGTAGGAAATCTTCCATCACAGCCAGTTAAGAATGGGACTGGTCCAAGTGTTTATAAAGGCTTAGTCCCTAAACCTGCTGCTCCACCTACAAAA cCTACACAGTGGAAAAGccaaactaaagaaaataaagttgggACTTCTTTCCCTCATGAGTCTACATATGGTGTTGGCAACTTCAATACTTTTAAGTCAACTGCCAAGAATTTTAGTCCATCAACAACTTCAGTGAAAGAG TGTAATCGCTCAAATTCCTCTTCACCTGTTGACAAACTTAATCAGCAGCCTCGCCTAACCAAACTGACACGCATGCGCACTGATAAGAAGAGTGAATTTTTGAAAGCATTGAAAAGGGACAGAGTAGAAGAGGAACATGAAGATGAAAGCCATGCTGGCTCAGAAAAG GATGAGGACTCATTTAATTTGCATAACAGCAATAGTACTCACCAAGAAAGGGATATAAACCGAAACTTTGATGAAAATGAAATTCCGCAAGAGAATGGCAATGCCTCGGTAATTTCTCAGCAGATTATTCGGTCTTCAACCTTCCCACAAACTGATGTTCTTTCTAGTTCACTTGAAGCAGAACACAG ATTGTTAAAGGAGATGGGCTGGCAAGAAGACAGTGAAAATGATGAAACATGTGCTCCCTTaactgaggatgaaatgagagaaTTCCAAGTTATTAGTGAACAG TTACAGAAGAATGGTCTGAGGAAAAATGGTATTTTGAAAAATGGCCTGATCTGTGACTTCAAGTTTGGACCCTGGAAAAACAGCACTTTCAAACCCACTATTGAGAATGATGACACAGAGACAAGTAGCAGTGACACATCAGATGACGACGATGTGTGA
- the GPBP1 gene encoding vasculin isoform X1 yields the protein MAQHDFAPAWLNFPTPPSSTKSSLNFEKHSETFSWTENRYDVNRRRHNSSDGFDSGIGRPNGGNFGRKEKNGWRTHGRNGTENINHRGGYHGGSSRSRSSIFHSGKSQGLHENNIPDNETGRKEDKRERKQFEAEDFPSLNPEYEREPNQNKSLAAGVWGLHAQTHTYPTKKISQAPLLEYPPNPKSRTQRMLVIKKGNTKDLQLSGFPVVGNLPSQPVKNGTGPSVYKGLVPKPAAPPTKPTQWKSQTKENKVGTSFPHESTYGVGNFNTFKSTAKNFSPSTTSVKECNRSNSSSPVDKLNQQPRLTKLTRMRTDKKSEFLKALKRDRVEEEHEDESHAGSEKDEDSFNLHNSNSTHQERDINRNFDENEIPQENGNASVISQQIIRSSTFPQTDVLSSSLEAEHRLLKEMGWQEDSENDETCAPLTEDEMREFQVISEQLQKNGLRKNGILKNGLICDFKFGPWKNSTFKPTIENDDTETSSSDTSDDDDV from the exons TCGTCACTGAATTTTGAGAAGCATTCTGAAACCTTTTCATGGACAGAAAATCGTTACGATGTGAATCGTCGACGACACAACTCTTCCGATGGCTTTGATTCTGGTATTGGACGTCCTAATGGAG GTAactttggaaggaaagaaaaaaatggatggcGTACACATGGAAGAAATGgtactgaaaatataaatcatcGAGGGGGATACCATGGTGGAAGTTCCCGTTCTCGTAGCAGTATTTTCCATTCTGGGAAAAGCCAAGGACTACATGAAAACAACATACCTGACAATGAAACGGGGAGGAAAGAAGACAAGAGAGAACGCAAACAATTTGAGGCTGAGGATTTT ccGTCTTTAAATCCTGAATATGAGAGAGAACCAAATCAGAATAAATCTTTAGCTGCAGGTGTTTGGG GCCTACACGcccagacacacacatacccaaCCAAAAAAATCTCCCAAGCTCCTCTCTTAG AATATCCCCCGAATCCTAAATCTAGAACTCAAAGGATGCTGGTCATTAAGAAAGGTAATACAAAAGATTTACAGCTATCTGGATTCCCAGTAGTAGGAAATCTTCCATCACAGCCAGTTAAGAATGGGACTGGTCCAAGTGTTTATAAAGGCTTAGTCCCTAAACCTGCTGCTCCACCTACAAAA cCTACACAGTGGAAAAGccaaactaaagaaaataaagttgggACTTCTTTCCCTCATGAGTCTACATATGGTGTTGGCAACTTCAATACTTTTAAGTCAACTGCCAAGAATTTTAGTCCATCAACAACTTCAGTGAAAGAG TGTAATCGCTCAAATTCCTCTTCACCTGTTGACAAACTTAATCAGCAGCCTCGCCTAACCAAACTGACACGCATGCGCACTGATAAGAAGAGTGAATTTTTGAAAGCATTGAAAAGGGACAGAGTAGAAGAGGAACATGAAGATGAAAGCCATGCTGGCTCAGAAAAG GATGAGGACTCATTTAATTTGCATAACAGCAATAGTACTCACCAAGAAAGGGATATAAACCGAAACTTTGATGAAAATGAAATTCCGCAAGAGAATGGCAATGCCTCGGTAATTTCTCAGCAGATTATTCGGTCTTCAACCTTCCCACAAACTGATGTTCTTTCTAGTTCACTTGAAGCAGAACACAG ATTGTTAAAGGAGATGGGCTGGCAAGAAGACAGTGAAAATGATGAAACATGTGCTCCCTTaactgaggatgaaatgagagaaTTCCAAGTTATTAGTGAACAG TTACAGAAGAATGGTCTGAGGAAAAATGGTATTTTGAAAAATGGCCTGATCTGTGACTTCAAGTTTGGACCCTGGAAAAACAGCACTTTCAAACCCACTATTGAGAATGATGACACAGAGACAAGTAGCAGTGACACATCAGATGACGACGATGTGTGA